CGCGTCCGCGTGGACGGCGAACTCGTTATCCTCAATTGCGGCGTTCCCGCTGCGGGCATGAGCCGGGAGGCATTCGTCGAGACGATCGGGCCGAAGCTCGTCGCCATGACGCACGCCATCGACGCGGCCGCCGGGGCGGGGCTTGGTCCCGATCAGGCGATGCACGCGCCCGCGGGCGCTGTCCGGCGTGTGACGCCCGTGCCCGCTCATCCGTCCTGAAGGTGCCCGCATGACCGTTCCCGCACGAGGGGCCGAAGCTCTCACCCGCATGTTCCAGCCGCGGTCGGTGGCGATCGTCGGCGCCTCCGACGACCCGGCGCGCATTTCGGGCCGGGCGCTGCGCTTCCTGCGCGAGGCGGGCTTCGCAGGTGGGCTCTACCCGGTCAATCCGCGCCGCGAGACGGTGCAGGGCCTGCGCGCCTATCCCAGCGTCGCCGACATCCCCGAGGTGCCGGACGTCGGCCTGATCGCGGTGCCCGCCGCCATGGCGCTCGACGCCGTGCGCGACTGCGCGGCCAAGGGCATGGCGGGGGTCTATGTCTTCTCCTCCGGCTTTTCGGAAGCGGGGGTGGAGGGTGCGAAGGCGCAGGCCGAGATCCTGCGCGTCGCGCGCGAGGCGGGCATGCGCGTGCTGGGGCCCAACTGCCTCGGCGCGTTCAATTCCGAGATCGGCTTCTTCGGCATGTTCGCGACCTCGCTCGACCGCGGGCTGCCCTCGCCGGGCCCCGTCGCCGTGGTCAGCCAGAGCGGCGCGCACGGCCAGCACATCGCCTACATGGCGCGCCAGCGCGGCCTCGGCGTCACCTATTGCATCACCACCGGCAACGAGATGGACGTGGACGCGGCCGAGGTCCTCGACTGGGTCGTGCGCCAGCCGGACGTGAAGGTCGTGATGGTCTATGCGGAAGGGGTGCGCGACGGGGCGCGCCTCGTCTCCGCCCTCAAGACCGCCCGCGCGCTGAAGAAGCCCGTGGTGTTCATGAAGGTCGGCTCGTCCGCGGCGGGCGCGCGCGCGGTCAGCTCGCACACCTCCGCGCTCGCCGGGGCAGATGCGATTCACGACGCGGTGCTGCGCCAGTACGGGGCGTGGCGCGCCGTCTCCACCCAGGACCAGGTCGACATCGCCTATGCCTGCGCGTGGGGGATCTACCCGGCGTCGGGGCGGGTGGGGCTCGTCTCGGTGTCGGGCGGCGGCGGCGTGCAGATGGCGGACTTCGCCGAGCGCTTCGGCCTCGACGCCGCGCCGATGCCGGAGGGGGCGCGCGCGAAACTCCGCGAGATCATGCCCCATGCCGCGCCGGAAAACCCGTTCGACGTCACCGGCCAGATCGTCAACGATGCGAGCCTGATGGAGCGGGCGCTGCGCGTGCTCTGCACCGACACCGACTATGACGTGCTCGCGGGCTATTTCACCACGGTCGCGCTGGACCGTGGGGCGACCGGGCGCTTGCGCGACGCGATCCTCAAGGGGACGGAGGGGCACGACCGGCTGATCGTGCTGTGCATGCTCGCCGATCCGGAGACGGTGCGCGCCTATGAGGAGGCGGGCTTCCTTGTCTACGAGGATCCCTACCGGGCCATGGCGGCGGTCGCGGCGCTGCGCTTCTTCGCGGAAAGCTTCGCGCGGGCCGAGGAGGCGGCGGCGCCCTTGCCGCCCGCCTGCGCCCGTCCCGGCGGTCCGCTCGACGAGGTCGCGGCGCGCCGCCTGCTGGCGGAGGCGGGGCTGCCGGTCTTGCCGGAAACGCTGGCGGCCTCTGCGGACGAGGCGGCCGCGGCGGCCGACGCCATGGGCTACCCGGTCGCCATGAAGATCGTCTCCCCCGACATCGCCCACAAGACGGAGATCGGCGGGGTTCTGCTGAACGTCGCGGACCGGGCCGCCGTGCGCGCGGGCTTCGACACGCTCACGTCCCGCGCGCGCGACGCCGCGCCCGGCGCCCGCCTCTCCGGCATCCTCGTGACGCCGATGGCGCGCAAGGGCGTGGAGACGATCGTCGGCGTGACCGTCGATCCGACCTTCGGGCCGGTGGTCATGTTCGGGCTCGGCGGCGTGTTCGTGGAGGTGTTCCGCGACGTGTGCTTCCGTGCTGCTCCCTTCGGCGTTGAGGAGGCGCGCGCCATGATCCCGGAGACGAAGGCCGCAAGTCTTCTCGCAGGCGCGCGCGGCGCACCCGCGGCGGACGTGGAGGCGCTTGCCCATGCGCTCGCCGCCGTCTCCCGCTTCGCAGCGGCCAACGCGCACTGGCTCGACAGCATCGACATCAATCCCTTCCTGGTCCTGCCCGCGGGCGAGGGCGCGCTTGCGCTCGACGCGGTGATCGTCCCGTCGCCCGATGCGCCCGGCGATGCGGCAGATGAAGAGAGAAAGGCCTCATGAGCACGCCCGTTCCCATCCCTCCCTTGCCGGGGCCCGAGGAGGCGGATGCCGAGACCCTCGGCATGATCGCCGACGCGGTCGCATCCTATGCCGTGCCCGACGCGGCCCGTACGCGCCGGGTGCGCGACAGCGCCGACGGCTTCGACGCGAAGGTCTGGCGCGACATGGCCGAGCAGGGCTGGCTCGGCGTGCTGGTGCCGGAGGGGCAGGGCGGGCTTGCCCTCGGCCTCGAGGCCGCCGCCGCCATCGCGCGGCGTCTGGGCTATGCGGCCTTCCCCGAGCCCTATGTGCCGGTCGCGGTGCTCGCCGCGCGGGTGCTGGCCCGCGCGCCCGAAACTGCGCTGCGCGACGATCTGCTCGCACGCCTCGTTGCGGGCGACCTGCTGCCCGGCGTCGCGTGGCAGGGCGTGCGCGGGGGCATCGACGTGGCCGGAACCCATGTGCGCGCGGTGCCCGCGGGCGACGGCGTCCACCTCGGCGGCGAGAGCCGCTTCATTCCGGTGCCCGGCGCCGACGGCTTCATCGTGTCGGCGTCCGCGGACGGTGGCCTCGGCCTTTACTGGGCCGAAGCGGGGCAGGAGGGCGTCGACGTCGCGGCCGAGCGTGCGGCGGACGGCACGCGCAGCCTGCGGGTGACCTTTTCCGACGCGCTGGTTCCGGCGGAGAACTGCCTTGCGGCACCGGGCGAGGGCGCGGCCATCCTGCGCGCTGCGCTCGCCGAGGCGACGGTCGCCGCGAGCGCGGAGATGACCGGCCTGATCGAGCGCGCGCTCGACATCACGCTCGACTATCTGCGCACGCGCGAGCAGTTCAACCGGCCCATCGGCAGCTTCCAGGCGTTGCAGCACCGCGCCGTCGACCTCTGGATCCAGAAGGAGCTTGCGCGCACCACGCTCGATGCGACCGTGCGCGCGCTGGCCGGGGGCGCGGGCAATCTCGACGGGTGGGAGACCGCGGCGAGCAGCCTGAAGGCGCGCGCCGCCATCGCGGGCCGGATGGTCGCGGGCCAGTCCGTGCAGCTTCACGGCGCCATCGGCTTCACCGACGAGTACGAGCTTGGCGTCTACGTCAACCGCGCGCTGGTGCTGGCCGCATGGCTCGGCAACGCGGCGGAGCATCAACGCCGGTTCGGTGAGCGCGCGCCCATCGGCGGCGCGCTGCCGGGACAGGTCAAGGGGGAGGGGCGGTCGTGACGGCTTACGGCGTGCCGCAGGAGCGCGACTGGGACGCGCTCACCGACGAGGAATTCCGCGAGCACATCCGCGCGGAGTTCGTGGCGAACTACCCGGCGCATCTGCGCTATCCGCCGCGGCGGCTTCGCTGGCGCGACCTGGAGGACTGGTACCGCCGCATGGCGCGCAAGGGCTGGATTGCGCCCGCCTGGCCCGCGGAGTACGGCGGCATGGGGCTGTCCGCCTCCAAGCTGCTGATCTTCCTGGAGGAGCAGGAACGCCACGGCATCGCGCGCTTCCAGGACCACGGCATATTGATGATCGGCCCGGTGCTGATGCGCTTCGGCACCGAGGACCAGCGCCGCCGCTTCCTGCCGGGCATCCTCTCGTGCGACGAGATCTGGTGCCAGGGCTATTCGGAACCGGGCGCGGGCTCCGACCTCGCCTCCCTGCGCACCCGCGCGGTGGCGGACGGCGATCATTTCGTGATCAACGGCCAGAAGATCTGGACGACGCTGGCGCAGGACGCGACGCACATCTTCGTGCTCGCCCGCACAGACCCGGACGTGAAGAAGCAGGAGGGAATCAGCTTCCTGCTGGTGGACATCACGACGCCGGGCATCGACGTGCGCCCGATCCGCGACATCGCGGGGCACGAGGAGTTCTGCGAGGTCTTCTTCGACAATGTCCGCGTGCCCGCCGAGAACCTCGTGGGCGGGCTCAACCGCGGCTGGACGGTGGCGAAGTCGCTGCTGGGGTTCGAGCGGGTCTCCCTCGGCAGCCCCAAGTTCGCCGAATACGGCCTGCACGTGCTGGTCGAGACGGCGGAGGCGTGCGGCGTTCTGGACGATCCGGTGTTTCGCGACAAGCTCGCGGGCCTGCAACTCGACGTCGCGCACCTCGCCAACGCCTATCACCATTTCGCCGGGATCCTGACGCGGGGAGAGCCGCTCGGTCCCGACGTGTCGCTGCTCAAGATCTGGTCGACGGAGACCTTCCAGCGCATCGCCGACCTCATCATCGAGACGGCAGGCGCGGCGGGCGGCCTCGCCGGCGAAGTCGACGTGGGCGCCGCGGAAATCAACGTGCTCGCGGCCTATTACAAGGCCAGGCCCGCGACGATCTACGGCGGCAGCAACGAGATCCAGCGCAACATCATCGCGCGCAACGTCCTCGGCCTTCCGGCCGGCTGAATTCTCAGGGAGCAGAAGACAATGACCGACAAGAAATGGCGCACGGCCATCTCGACCTTCGACGACGACGGCGCCTCGATCGGCGGCTACCAGATCCAGGACCTGATGGAGAACCTCGACTTCGGGGCCGCCATGTTCGTGCTCTACCAGCAGCGTGTGCCGTCCAAGGAAGAGGCGAAGCTCCTCAACGCGCTGATGGTCTCCGTGATCGACCACGGCATCGTGGCACCCTCGGCGGTGAGCCGGATCGTCGCCGCCTCGGGTGTGCCGCTGCAGGCGTGCGTGGCCGCGGGCATCCTGACCATCGGCGACGTGCACGGCGGCGCGGGCCAGGAGATCGCGCGCAAGCTGCAGATCTGGGTGGAAGAGGCGAAGGCCGCGGGCCAGTCTCTGGCCGACAAGGCGCGCGCCATCGTCGCGGACTCGCGCAAGGCGAAGGAGCGGATCGAAGGCTACGGCCACCCGCTGCACCCGCACCGCGACGACCGCGTCGACTGCCTCGTGAAGATGGCGGGGGAGCTTGGCCTGCGCGGCGACAATCTCAACCTCGCGCTCGCCATCCAGGACGCCATCGAGGAGGCGACGGGCCGCCACATCCCGCTCAACATCGACGGCATCATGGCGGCGGTGCTGTGCGACCTCGGCTTCGACTGGCGGGTCGCGCGCGTGTTCATCTTCGTGCCGCGCGCGGCGGGCATTTCCGCCCACGCGGTCGAGGAGGTGAAGCGCGAGCGCGGCTGGCGCAAGATCGCCAACCACGACGAGGTCGAATACGACGGCCCCACGGGCCGGACGGTGGGCGAAGCGGCGGAATGACCGCAAGGCCCGGCGCGGGCGGGGAGCGGCGGCCATGACGATCAGGATCGGTTCGGGCTCGGCCTGGTGGGGCGACCGCATCTCGCCGGCCGAGGCCAACGCCGCGCACGGGCGTCTCGACTTTCTGTGCTTCGAGACGATGGCGGAGGCGACCGTCTCCGCCGCGCAGGTGCGCAAGTCCCGCGATCCGTCCTTTCCGGGCTACGACACCTATCTGGAGGACCGCTTCCGCGCGGTCCTGCCTCATTGCCTCGCCAATGGCACGCGCATCGTCTCCAACCAGGGCTGGATCAACCCGTCGGGTGCGGCCGAGAAGACGAAGGAGATCCTCGCCGGGCTCGGTCATGGGGACGTGAAGGTCGCAGCCGTCGAGGGCGCGCTCATCACGGACCGGATCGCGGCGCTTGCCGGGCCGATCCTGGAAACGGGCGGCAGCCTTTCCGAGATCGCGGGCGAGATCGTCTCGGCGGAGGCCTACATGGGCGCCGGGCCCATCGTGGAGGCGCTCGACAATGGCGCGCAGATCGTGCTGACGGGCCGCGTGGCCGATCCGTCGATCTTCCTCGCGCCGATGATCCACGCCTTCGGCTGGGGCCCGGACGAGGTGCAGAAATACGCCATGGGCTCCGCCATCGGGCACCTGATGGAGTGCGGCGCGCAGGTCACCGGCGGCTATTTCGCCGACCCCGGCTACAAGGACGTTCCGGAGCCGTGGAACTTCGCCTTCCCCATCGCGGAGGTGGAGGAGGACGGATCCGCCGTGCTCTCCAAGCTCGACGGCACCGGCGGGCGGATCGACCGGCGCACGGTGCTGGAGCAGATGTTCTACGAGGTGCACGACCCCGCGAACTACATCACGCCCGACTGCGTCGTCGACTTCACCAGCGCAACGATCGAGGAGGTGGACCCCGACCGGGTGCGCATCAGCGGCATCTCCGGCAAGCCGCGCACGCCGACGCTCAAGGCCTCCATCGGCGCGCGGGAAGGCTTCATCGGCCAGGACATGTTCTTTTATGCGGGGCCCGGCGCGCTCGCCAAGGCACGGCTCGCCAAGCGGGTTCTGGAGGAACGCTTCCGCATCGTGAACCTTCAGGCGGAGGACGTGCGCATCGACTTCCTGGGCGTCAACGCGATCCATGGACCGATGTCGCCGGAGCCCGACCCCGCGCACGAACCCTACGAGGTCTGCGTCCGCGTCGCCGCCCGCACCCGTACCCGCGCGGAGGCCGAGAAGGTGGGGCGCGAGGTCGACGGCATGGCGGTCTCCGGCCTCGGTTCGACAGGCAAGAGCGTGCCCTTCGGCGACCGCGTGCGCGAGGTGGTCGGCGTCTGGTCCACGCTGGTCGACCGCGCGGCGGTCACCCCCTCCATCCGCTATTTCTGACGGGAGGCGACGCCCATGCACGTATCCTTGCGCGAGCTTGCCCATAGCCGCAGCGGCGACAAGGGCAACACGCTCAACATCGCCGTCATTGCCTACGAGGCGGAGTTCTATCCGCACATCGAGGCGCAGATCACGGAGGAGGCGGTCGCGCGCCACTATGCCGGCGTGGTCAAGGGCAGGGTCACGCGCTACGCCGTGGACCGGCTGGGCGTGCTCAATTTCGTGTGCGAGGGGACGCTGGGCGGCGGCGTCTCGCGCAACCTCTGCCTCGACAATTACGGCAAGGCGCTGGCGAGCGGCGTGCTCACGATGACCGTCGAGATTCCCGACGACCTGGCACCCCGCCTGCGCTCGGCGCAGACGGCGACATCCTGACGGACGCGCCTGGCCTCACTCCTCGGCGGCGCAGGGCCAGCTTTCGGGCACGGACAGGCCGGGCGGCAGGCGGGTTTGCGCGTCCCCGCAGGCGATGTCGAGCTGCCCCTGCTCGAGGCCGTTCACGCCCGTCAGGTCCACCCCTTCGATCCGTGTCAGGAACAGGAAGGCGTGGCTGAGATCGATCCTGCCGGAGAGCTGAGCCTTGCGCAGGTCGGCGCGCGCCAGGTTGGCGAAGTCGAAGCGCACGTCCTTCAGGATCGCGCCGTCGAATACGGTCCGCCCCATCTCGGCCTTCTCGAAGTCCGCGCCGGTGAGGTCTGCCCCGCTGAAGTCGGTGCGCTGCAGCTCGGCGCTGCGGAAGTTGGCGCCCCTGGCGGAGAGACGCGAGAAGTTCGCGCGGTAGGCCTCCACCTTCCGGAAGTTCGCCTCGTCTGCCACGGAGCCGGCGAGCGAGGCACGCACCAGCGTGGTCTTTTCGAGGCTGGCGGACGTCAGCGTGCTGCCGCTCAGGTCCGTCAGCGTGAAGTCCGCGCCGTCGAGCTTCGCCCGTGCGAGGTCGGCGCCGCTCAGGATCAAATTGGTCCGGCTGCACTCGCTCCAGTCGATGCCGGGACGCGGCGCGCGCCTGCAATCTGCCGCCAGCGCCGGGCCGGCGCCTGCGGCCAGCGCCAGAACAGCAGCCAGACCTGCTGAAAGCCCCCACGCCGCCAGACGCGGCGCACCCGCGCCCTGCCCGCTCGCACGCTTCATTGGCTGCACGTCTCCTCCTCCCTCCCGGCAGGCGGACGCCGCCCTTGTCAGGCGTCGGCCGTGCTGCGCCGCAGGTCGGGGTGCAGCGCCTTGCCGAGAATATGCTCATCCCGATGAACCACGTGGGCGCATTCCCCGACGATGAGCGGATCGGGTGCCTGTGCCACCCGTGTATTCTTGCCCGGATAGTCGAAGGCGTCGAGGAAATGCAGCATGCAATTCAGCCGCGCGCGCTTCTTGTCGTCCGATTTCACGATGGTCCAGGGCGCATCCGCAGTATCCGTGTAGAAGAACATCGCCTCCTTCGCCTCGGTGTAGTCGTCCCAGCGGTCGAGGCTGGCGAGGTCGATGGGCGAGAGCTTCCATTGCTTCAGCGGGTCGGTGCGGCGCGCCTCGAAGCGGCGGCGCTGTTCCTCCCGCGTGACGGAGAACCAGTACTTGAACAGGTGGATGCCGGAACGCACGAGCATCCGCTCCAGTTCCGGCGTCTGCCGCATGAATTCCAGATATTCCGACGGGCTGCAGAAGCCCATCACCCGCTCCACGCCAGCCCGGTTGTACCAGGAGCGGTCGAACAGCACGATCTCGCCGGCCGTCGGCAGGTGCCGGATGTAGCGTTGGAAGAACCACTCCCCGCGTTCCGTCTCGCTCGGCTTCTCCAGCGCGACGACGCGCGCGCCGCGGGGGTTCAGGTGCTCCGTGAAGCGCTTGATGGTGCCGCCCTTGCCCGCGGCGTCGCGGCCCTCGAACAGGATGACGATCTTCTGGCCGGTGTCCTTCGCCCACAGCTGGAGCTTCAGAAGCTCGGCCTGCAGGGCTTCCTTCTTCGTCTCGTAGGGGCGGCGGCTGAGCTTGGTCGTGTAGGGATACTCGCCGTTCTCGAAACTGCGGCGGATCGCCTCCGGGTCATGCCGCAGCTTGCCGAGCGAGCGCCGGTGTTCCGCCGCGGGCTTCCCTTCGGCCGGCTGCTCCGCCGCGGCCGCGGCTTCCTCCGGGCCCGGCGCCTCCTCCGGCTGCACCGTTTCCGGTCCGGCTGCGTCCGCCAAGTTCCCGGGCGCGGATACAGGTTCCTCCAGGACGGCTGCCCCCGCCGCATCTCCCTTGCCCCCGGTCATGCCGTCCTCCCGTCTGCTTCATGGTGTCCCTGGCACACATGCAAGACCCGGGTTGGAGAAGGCGCCTTGACACACGTCAACTCGCGCGTGCGCGGCCAGAGCCGTGAGGGCAAGGGTCAGGGCAGGACGGCTGGCAACCAGGTCGCGAGGCCGGGGAAGACGAGCACGAGCAGAAGCCCGAACAGCAGCACGCCGACGAAGGGCAGGGCGCCCAGCGCGATGTCCTTGGTCGTGATCTCGCGCGGCACGACGCCCTGCAGCACGAAGAGGTTGAGCCCGACCGGCGGCGTAATCATGCCGATCTCGACCGCGATGGTCACCAGCACGCCGATCCAGACGGGATCGAAGCCCAGCTGCTTCAGGACCGGGAAGGCGAGCGGCAGGGTGATGACCATCATGGACGCGGGGTCCATGAGCGTGCCCAGGATCACCAGCAGGATCAGGTAGCCGATCAGCACGGTCCATGGCGAGACCTGGGCCTCCACGAGGACTGCGACCATCTCGTGCGCGATGCCGAGTGCGGAGATCACGAAGCCGAAGAACGAGCCGCAGATGATCAGCAGCAGGATCATCGAGGTTGTCTGGGCCGTCCGCACCAGGACGAGCGACAGGCCGGAAAGGCCCATCCCCTGCCGCGGCAGCGTCAGGATCAGCGCCACCATGGCGCCGATGGCGGCGGCCTCGGTCGGCGTGGCGATACCGCCGTAGATCGCGCCCATCACCGCGATGAACAGCAACACGATGGCCCAGATCCCCTTCAGCGCGGCGAAGCGGTCGGACCATGTGATGACCGTGTTCTCGATCGACACGGGCGGCGTGCGGATGCACGACACCATGACATAGAGCATCAGAAGCAGGCTGAGGAGGATGCCCGGGATGATGCCGGCGGCGAACAGGTCTCCGATCGATGTCTCGGTGATGATGCCGTAGATGATCATCACGACGCTGGGCGGAATGAGGATGCCGAGCGTGCCGCCCGCAGCCACGGTGCCCACCGCGAGGCGCTTGCTATAGCCGTGCTTCAGCATTTCCGGCACGGCGGTGTAGCCTATCGCCGCCGCCGTCGCCGGGCTCGACCCCGAGATCGCCGAGAACAGCGTGGCCGAGGCGACGGTGCTGATCGCCAGCGGCCCCGGCAGGCGGTTCATCCACTTGGTCGCCGCGAGGAAGGCTTTCTCCGCCACGTCGGACTGTGAGACGAGCCCCGCCATCAGTACGAACAGCGGCGCGACGATGAAGAGATGCGTGCTCGCGACATCGAACGAGATGCGCGCAAGCTGCATCAGCATGTGCGGGGTGAGGAACAGGTAGACCGCGACCGTCCCGGCAAGGCCCAGGCTGAACGCCACGGGCACGCCGATCAGGATGAAGCCGATCAGGATCGCGAACAGGGTCGCCCCCATCCAGTACCATTCCATGCGGATGCGCCTCGTCGAGCCATCGGGAAACGAAGCCCGGCCGCACCGCGCGGCCGGGCGCTTCGGGCAGAAGCCCGTTCAGGTGAAGGGCACCTCGGGCGCGTAGGGGTACCAGCGCTCCGGATCCGGGCGGCGGTAGCCCGGATAGGTCGGGCGTTCGACCAGCTCGAGGATCATCTTGAGCGGGCCGTCGGTCTCGACGTAGGCGAAATTGGTACCCTTGTAGCTGCCCTCCATGCAGGGCGGGCAGCCGCGCCGCTCGAACTCCGCGATGGCGTCTGCCATGGAGTCGCAGGTGTGGCGGACGAGGACGTGGTGCATCCCCTCGCCGTAGCGGTCCAGGAACTCCCGGTAGATGGACGGTCCCTCCAGCGGCTGGATGACCTCCCACATGAAGGAGCCGGTCCAGGCGAGCGCCAGGCGCATGCCATAGGCGACCTCCTTGCCGCGCACCTTCATGTTGGTGAGGTCCGGCGGGGCGTAGGTGTAGACCGCCCAGGGGCCGATGCCGGCCTTCTCCACGAAGTTCTCGATCGTCTGGTCGAGGTCGTTGACGACGACGCAGACCTGTTCGATCCCGTTCACCAGGCCCTTGGGCGGGTCCATCATGTCCGTGTCTCCCCCTGGCGCGGTGTCAGCACGGGTTGTTCGGGCCGATCGACGGCTTGGCCGTGACCCGCTTGCGGTAGGAGTCCACGATCTTGATGATCGCGGCGCCGTCCGCGGAAACCTCGCCGCGGATGCTGTCGATGACCTTGTCCATCGCGCCGACGAGACGGGCGAACTCGGCATCGCTCGGCGT
This is a stretch of genomic DNA from Futiania mangrovi. It encodes these proteins:
- a CDS encoding acetate--CoA ligase family protein; this translates as MTVPARGAEALTRMFQPRSVAIVGASDDPARISGRALRFLREAGFAGGLYPVNPRRETVQGLRAYPSVADIPEVPDVGLIAVPAAMALDAVRDCAAKGMAGVYVFSSGFSEAGVEGAKAQAEILRVAREAGMRVLGPNCLGAFNSEIGFFGMFATSLDRGLPSPGPVAVVSQSGAHGQHIAYMARQRGLGVTYCITTGNEMDVDAAEVLDWVVRQPDVKVVMVYAEGVRDGARLVSALKTARALKKPVVFMKVGSSAAGARAVSSHTSALAGADAIHDAVLRQYGAWRAVSTQDQVDIAYACAWGIYPASGRVGLVSVSGGGGVQMADFAERFGLDAAPMPEGARAKLREIMPHAAPENPFDVTGQIVNDASLMERALRVLCTDTDYDVLAGYFTTVALDRGATGRLRDAILKGTEGHDRLIVLCMLADPETVRAYEEAGFLVYEDPYRAMAAVAALRFFAESFARAEEAAAPLPPACARPGGPLDEVAARRLLAEAGLPVLPETLAASADEAAAAADAMGYPVAMKIVSPDIAHKTEIGGVLLNVADRAAVRAGFDTLTSRARDAAPGARLSGILVTPMARKGVETIVGVTVDPTFGPVVMFGLGGVFVEVFRDVCFRAAPFGVEEARAMIPETKAASLLAGARGAPAADVEALAHALAAVSRFAAANAHWLDSIDINPFLVLPAGEGALALDAVIVPSPDAPGDAADEERKAS
- a CDS encoding acyl-CoA dehydrogenase family protein, producing the protein MSTPVPIPPLPGPEEADAETLGMIADAVASYAVPDAARTRRVRDSADGFDAKVWRDMAEQGWLGVLVPEGQGGLALGLEAAAAIARRLGYAAFPEPYVPVAVLAARVLARAPETALRDDLLARLVAGDLLPGVAWQGVRGGIDVAGTHVRAVPAGDGVHLGGESRFIPVPGADGFIVSASADGGLGLYWAEAGQEGVDVAAERAADGTRSLRVTFSDALVPAENCLAAPGEGAAILRAALAEATVAASAEMTGLIERALDITLDYLRTREQFNRPIGSFQALQHRAVDLWIQKELARTTLDATVRALAGGAGNLDGWETAASSLKARAAIAGRMVAGQSVQLHGAIGFTDEYELGVYVNRALVLAAWLGNAAEHQRRFGERAPIGGALPGQVKGEGRS
- a CDS encoding acyl-CoA dehydrogenase family protein, with translation MTAYGVPQERDWDALTDEEFREHIRAEFVANYPAHLRYPPRRLRWRDLEDWYRRMARKGWIAPAWPAEYGGMGLSASKLLIFLEEQERHGIARFQDHGILMIGPVLMRFGTEDQRRRFLPGILSCDEIWCQGYSEPGAGSDLASLRTRAVADGDHFVINGQKIWTTLAQDATHIFVLARTDPDVKKQEGISFLLVDITTPGIDVRPIRDIAGHEEFCEVFFDNVRVPAENLVGGLNRGWTVAKSLLGFERVSLGSPKFAEYGLHVLVETAEACGVLDDPVFRDKLAGLQLDVAHLANAYHHFAGILTRGEPLGPDVSLLKIWSTETFQRIADLIIETAGAAGGLAGEVDVGAAEINVLAAYYKARPATIYGGSNEIQRNIIARNVLGLPAG
- a CDS encoding citryl-CoA lyase translates to MLREQKTMTDKKWRTAISTFDDDGASIGGYQIQDLMENLDFGAAMFVLYQQRVPSKEEAKLLNALMVSVIDHGIVAPSAVSRIVAASGVPLQACVAAGILTIGDVHGGAGQEIARKLQIWVEEAKAAGQSLADKARAIVADSRKAKERIEGYGHPLHPHRDDRVDCLVKMAGELGLRGDNLNLALAIQDAIEEATGRHIPLNIDGIMAAVLCDLGFDWRVARVFIFVPRAAGISAHAVEEVKRERGWRKIANHDEVEYDGPTGRTVGEAAE
- a CDS encoding acyclic terpene utilization AtuA family protein, with the protein product MTIRIGSGSAWWGDRISPAEANAAHGRLDFLCFETMAEATVSAAQVRKSRDPSFPGYDTYLEDRFRAVLPHCLANGTRIVSNQGWINPSGAAEKTKEILAGLGHGDVKVAAVEGALITDRIAALAGPILETGGSLSEIAGEIVSAEAYMGAGPIVEALDNGAQIVLTGRVADPSIFLAPMIHAFGWGPDEVQKYAMGSAIGHLMECGAQVTGGYFADPGYKDVPEPWNFAFPIAEVEEDGSAVLSKLDGTGGRIDRRTVLEQMFYEVHDPANYITPDCVVDFTSATIEEVDPDRVRISGISGKPRTPTLKASIGAREGFIGQDMFFYAGPGALAKARLAKRVLEERFRIVNLQAEDVRIDFLGVNAIHGPMSPEPDPAHEPYEVCVRVAARTRTRAEAEKVGREVDGMAVSGLGSTGKSVPFGDRVREVVGVWSTLVDRAAVTPSIRYF
- a CDS encoding AtuA-related protein, which produces MHVSLRELAHSRSGDKGNTLNIAVIAYEAEFYPHIEAQITEEAVARHYAGVVKGRVTRYAVDRLGVLNFVCEGTLGGGVSRNLCLDNYGKALASGVLTMTVEIPDDLAPRLRSAQTATS
- a CDS encoding pentapeptide repeat-containing protein, with protein sequence MKRASGQGAGAPRLAAWGLSAGLAAVLALAAGAGPALAADCRRAPRPGIDWSECSRTNLILSGADLARAKLDGADFTLTDLSGSTLTSASLEKTTLVRASLAGSVADEANFRKVEAYRANFSRLSARGANFRSAELQRTDFSGADLTGADFEKAEMGRTVFDGAILKDVRFDFANLARADLRKAQLSGRIDLSHAFLFLTRIEGVDLTGVNGLEQGQLDIACGDAQTRLPPGLSVPESWPCAAEE
- the ppk2 gene encoding polyphosphate kinase 2, producing the protein MTGGKGDAAGAAVLEEPVSAPGNLADAAGPETVQPEEAPGPEEAAAAAEQPAEGKPAAEHRRSLGKLRHDPEAIRRSFENGEYPYTTKLSRRPYETKKEALQAELLKLQLWAKDTGQKIVILFEGRDAAGKGGTIKRFTEHLNPRGARVVALEKPSETERGEWFFQRYIRHLPTAGEIVLFDRSWYNRAGVERVMGFCSPSEYLEFMRQTPELERMLVRSGIHLFKYWFSVTREEQRRRFEARRTDPLKQWKLSPIDLASLDRWDDYTEAKEAMFFYTDTADAPWTIVKSDDKKRARLNCMLHFLDAFDYPGKNTRVAQAPDPLIVGECAHVVHRDEHILGKALHPDLRRSTADA
- a CDS encoding TRAP transporter large permease, whose product is MEWYWMGATLFAILIGFILIGVPVAFSLGLAGTVAVYLFLTPHMLMQLARISFDVASTHLFIVAPLFVLMAGLVSQSDVAEKAFLAATKWMNRLPGPLAISTVASATLFSAISGSSPATAAAIGYTAVPEMLKHGYSKRLAVGTVAAGGTLGILIPPSVVMIIYGIITETSIGDLFAAGIIPGILLSLLLMLYVMVSCIRTPPVSIENTVITWSDRFAALKGIWAIVLLFIAVMGAIYGGIATPTEAAAIGAMVALILTLPRQGMGLSGLSLVLVRTAQTTSMILLLIICGSFFGFVISALGIAHEMVAVLVEAQVSPWTVLIGYLILLVILGTLMDPASMMVITLPLAFPVLKQLGFDPVWIGVLVTIAVEIGMITPPVGLNLFVLQGVVPREITTKDIALGALPFVGVLLFGLLLVLVFPGLATWLPAVLP
- a CDS encoding VOC family protein, producing MMDPPKGLVNGIEQVCVVVNDLDQTIENFVEKAGIGPWAVYTYAPPDLTNMKVRGKEVAYGMRLALAWTGSFMWEVIQPLEGPSIYREFLDRYGEGMHHVLVRHTCDSMADAIAEFERRGCPPCMEGSYKGTNFAYVETDGPLKMILELVERPTYPGYRRPDPERWYPYAPEVPFT